The following proteins come from a genomic window of Geminicoccaceae bacterium SCSIO 64248:
- a CDS encoding aromatic amino acid lyase — protein MDVGVPVVTLNGRAMSFAAMAGIGSRAVQAVACPDGLARCRAGRAALERAMAAGIDVYGATTGVGAMKDVHFEDDELARFNAGLVRAHHFGTGEPFPLSVVRNAMAIRVNTALTGRVGCTTELVSAYLGLLTADVVPVVRRTGSIGCADIGLMGQIGAMLSGYGEAVLRGQRMPAMAALQAAGLKPVRMEPKDGLASVSVNAVGFAAAGEALRKAASSLRVLLATSLASAGAMGASRDPWKAAAHVGTEREAAIGAWLFDASDDWAWPADTHIQDPLSLRMMSQILGVVLGAVSAAGRTLCEATGRVDDNPVVVEGMMLTSGGSLPLDVTVSLETASIAMAHAARNSFNRCVIIGNGMRRGLPINLVPPGTVATGFGPVIKLAGDLYMRVMSMVQPISPQSMVVAAGIEDEAAFLPLVVERFERQVEAIRRLSALEALLAAQAMDLMADRPKGVVGLVRELVRSHADFYEEDRPLSSEVEAIEATLGSDETMERLMALAPMPDMDDFFALHPGFTKLPPLA, from the coding sequence ATGGATGTAGGCGTACCTGTCGTGACGCTGAACGGGCGGGCGATGAGCTTCGCGGCGATGGCCGGGATCGGCAGCCGGGCCGTGCAGGCGGTCGCGTGCCCGGACGGGCTGGCGCGCTGCCGGGCGGGACGGGCGGCGCTGGAGCGGGCGATGGCGGCGGGCATCGACGTCTACGGCGCGACGACCGGCGTGGGCGCGATGAAGGACGTCCATTTCGAGGACGACGAGCTGGCGCGCTTCAACGCCGGCCTGGTCCGGGCCCATCATTTCGGCACGGGCGAGCCGTTCCCTCTGTCGGTCGTGCGCAACGCCATGGCGATCCGGGTCAACACGGCGCTGACCGGCCGGGTCGGCTGCACGACCGAACTGGTGTCCGCCTATCTCGGCCTGCTGACGGCCGACGTGGTGCCGGTGGTGCGGCGCACGGGCTCGATCGGCTGCGCCGATATCGGGCTGATGGGCCAGATCGGCGCGATGCTGTCCGGCTATGGCGAGGCCGTGCTGCGCGGCCAGCGCATGCCGGCCATGGCAGCGCTCCAGGCGGCGGGGCTGAAGCCGGTGCGCATGGAGCCCAAGGACGGGCTCGCCTCGGTCAGCGTCAACGCCGTGGGCTTCGCGGCGGCCGGCGAGGCGCTGCGCAAGGCGGCATCCTCCCTGCGCGTGCTGCTGGCGACCAGCCTGGCCTCGGCGGGCGCCATGGGCGCGTCGCGCGATCCCTGGAAGGCGGCCGCCCATGTCGGCACCGAGCGCGAGGCGGCGATCGGCGCCTGGCTGTTCGACGCCTCGGACGACTGGGCCTGGCCGGCCGACACCCACATCCAGGACCCCCTGAGCCTGCGCATGATGTCCCAGATCCTGGGCGTGGTGCTGGGCGCGGTCAGCGCGGCCGGGCGGACCCTGTGCGAGGCGACCGGACGGGTCGACGACAACCCCGTGGTGGTCGAGGGGATGATGCTGACCTCGGGCGGGTCGCTGCCGCTGGACGTCACCGTCTCGCTCGAGACCGCGTCGATCGCCATGGCCCATGCCGCGCGCAACTCGTTCAACCGCTGCGTCATCATCGGCAACGGCATGCGGCGCGGCCTGCCGATCAACCTGGTGCCGCCGGGCACGGTCGCGACCGGCTTCGGACCGGTCATCAAGCTGGCGGGCGACCTCTACATGCGGGTCATGTCGATGGTCCAGCCGATCTCGCCGCAATCGATGGTGGTCGCGGCCGGGATCGAGGACGAGGCGGCGTTCCTGCCGCTCGTGGTCGAGCGCTTCGAGCGCCAGGTCGAGGCGATCCGGCGGCTCTCGGCGCTGGAGGCGCTGCTGGCCGCCCAGGCCATGGACCTGATGGCGGACCGGCCGAAGGGCGTGGTCGGGCTGGTGCGCGAGCTGGTCCGCAGCCATGCGGACTTCTACGAGGAGGACCGGCCTCTGTCGTCCGAGGTCGAGGCGATCGAGGCGACGCTCGGTTCGGACGAGACCATGGAGAGATTGATGGCGCTGGCGCCGATGCCCGACATGGATGATTTTTTCGCCCTTCACCCCGGTTTTACGAAACTCCCGCCGCTCGCCTGA
- a CDS encoding ABC transporter substrate-binding protein: protein MRPFRHAIPLALMLALAAGAAHAQVKVSSKIDTEGGVLGNIILQVLEANDIAAEDRIQLGGTPVVRQAITAGEIDIYPEYTGNAAFFFNQADDPVWKDAAQGYERAKQLDYDENQIVWLTPSPANNTWAIALRQDVAEENGLKTLTDFGTWVSEGGEVVLAASSEFVNSASALPAFQETYGFQLSPDQLITLSGGDTAATIAAAAQGTNNANAAMVYGTDGGIEPGGLVVLEDDKNVQPVYAPAPIIREAALQANPEIADLLKPVFEALTLETLQSLNGRVQIGGEPAGAVAEDFLTQGGFLE, encoded by the coding sequence ATGCGCCCGTTCCGACACGCGATTCCGCTCGCGCTGATGCTGGCCCTCGCGGCCGGCGCCGCCCACGCCCAGGTCAAGGTCAGCTCCAAGATCGACACCGAGGGCGGCGTGCTTGGCAACATCATCCTCCAGGTGCTGGAGGCGAACGACATCGCGGCCGAGGACCGTATCCAGCTGGGCGGCACGCCGGTCGTGCGCCAGGCGATCACGGCGGGCGAGATCGACATCTACCCGGAATACACGGGCAACGCCGCCTTCTTTTTCAACCAGGCGGATGATCCGGTCTGGAAGGACGCGGCCCAGGGCTACGAGCGGGCCAAGCAACTCGACTACGACGAGAACCAGATCGTCTGGCTGACGCCGTCGCCCGCCAACAACACCTGGGCGATCGCGCTGCGCCAGGACGTGGCCGAGGAGAACGGGCTGAAGACGCTCACGGACTTCGGCACGTGGGTGAGCGAGGGCGGCGAGGTCGTGCTCGCGGCATCGTCGGAATTCGTCAACTCGGCCTCGGCGCTCCCGGCCTTCCAGGAGACCTACGGCTTCCAGCTCAGTCCCGACCAGCTGATCACGCTCTCGGGCGGCGACACCGCGGCGACCATCGCGGCTGCCGCGCAGGGCACCAACAACGCCAACGCCGCCATGGTCTACGGCACCGACGGCGGCATCGAGCCGGGCGGGCTGGTCGTGCTCGAGGACGACAAGAACGTGCAGCCGGTCTACGCCCCGGCGCCGATCATCCGCGAGGCCGCCCTGCAGGCGAACCCGGAGATCGCCGACCTGCTCAAGCCGGTCTTCGAGGCGCTCACCCTGGAGACGCTGCAGTCCCTGAACGGCCGCGTGCAGATCGGCGGCGAGCCCGCGGGCGCCGTGGCGGAGGACTTCCTGACCCAGGGCGGCTTCCTCGAGTGA
- a CDS encoding ABC transporter permease encodes MKAFDKLGVVIALLAAYATLIAPFVAFRPNRIVAGQPRAILDALPNGQGWLLFAIMGAAALVALLRTPASLRLFASLAALAALGALVGVAAVDLVPEGNSYARVSPASGFWIAAFAFALLAADALTRLALGPLARIGVLALIAAVLALALTAGIWDGLSVMKEYETRGPAFWREAGTHVVLALGSLAAAALVGLPLGIFCHRQPKLRAGVLHVLNIVQTIPSIALFGMLIAPLGWLAANVPLAAALGIRGIGMAPAFVALFLYSLLPVVANTVVGLRNVPKDADDAARGMGMTDRQRLMSVELPLAFPVILTGIRIVLVQNIGLATIAALIGGGGLGVFVFQGIGQTAMDLVLLGALPTVALAFAAAVILDAVVEMSQTPTRKAAPAGAAA; translated from the coding sequence GTGAAGGCTTTCGACAAGCTGGGCGTGGTGATCGCCCTTCTCGCCGCCTACGCGACGCTGATCGCCCCCTTTGTGGCCTTCCGGCCGAACAGGATCGTGGCCGGCCAGCCGCGCGCCATCCTGGACGCGCTGCCGAACGGCCAGGGGTGGCTTCTGTTCGCCATCATGGGCGCGGCGGCCCTGGTGGCGCTCCTGCGCACGCCCGCCTCGCTTCGCCTGTTCGCCAGCCTGGCGGCGCTCGCGGCGCTGGGCGCGCTGGTGGGCGTGGCCGCGGTCGACCTCGTGCCCGAGGGCAACAGCTATGCCCGTGTCTCGCCGGCGTCCGGCTTCTGGATCGCGGCGTTCGCCTTCGCGCTGCTGGCGGCCGACGCGCTGACCCGGCTGGCGCTGGGGCCGCTGGCGCGGATCGGCGTGCTCGCTTTGATCGCGGCGGTGCTGGCCCTGGCGCTGACAGCCGGCATTTGGGACGGGCTGTCCGTGATGAAGGAGTACGAGACGCGCGGCCCCGCCTTCTGGCGCGAGGCCGGCACCCATGTCGTGCTCGCCCTGGGCTCGCTGGCGGCCGCCGCCCTGGTCGGCCTGCCGCTCGGCATTTTCTGCCATCGCCAGCCCAAGCTGCGCGCCGGCGTCCTGCACGTGCTCAACATCGTGCAGACCATACCCTCGATCGCCCTGTTCGGCATGCTGATCGCACCGCTGGGCTGGCTGGCGGCGAACGTGCCTCTCGCCGCGGCGCTGGGCATTCGCGGCATCGGCATGGCGCCCGCCTTCGTGGCGCTCTTTCTCTATTCGCTCCTGCCGGTCGTGGCCAACACCGTGGTCGGCCTGCGCAACGTCCCCAAGGATGCCGACGACGCGGCGCGCGGCATGGGCATGACCGACCGGCAGCGCCTGATGTCGGTCGAGCTGCCGCTCGCCTTCCCGGTCATCCTGACCGGCATCCGCATCGTGCTCGTGCAGAACATCGGGCTCGCGACCATCGCGGCCCTGATCGGCGGCGGCGGCCTGGGCGTGTTCGTGTTCCAGGGCATCGGCCAGACGGCGATGGACCTGGTGCTCCTGGGCGCGCTGCCGACCGTCGCGCTCGCCTTCGCCGCCGCCGTGATCCTGGATGCCGTGGTCGAGATGAGCCAGACGCCGACCCGGAAAGCCGCCCCCGCCGGAGCCGCCGCATGA
- a CDS encoding ABC transporter ATP-binding protein — translation MIEIENLTKRYDATTVVDGVSLTVERGTITVIVGTSGSGKTTLMRMVNRLVEPTSGAVRIDGRETTAIPSHELRRHIGYAIQNHGLFPHRTVGQNIGTVPTLLGWEEKRIRARVEELLSLFQLDPGAFADRYPHELSGGQQQRVGVARALAAEPKVLLMDEPFGALDPIIRAKAQEDLLAIQRRFGVTVVLVTHDMEEAIHLGDRIAVMDGGRLLQYAEPTEILTRPATEFVDELIGTGDRPFRLLSLKAVGDAVEPGEVEGAPIPATRSLRDALSELLWSGREQAPVVGDDGASLGYVTVMGLVRHAARPAA, via the coding sequence ATGATCGAGATCGAGAACCTGACCAAGCGCTACGACGCGACCACGGTGGTGGACGGCGTCTCGCTCACGGTCGAGCGAGGCACGATCACGGTGATCGTCGGCACGTCGGGCTCGGGCAAGACCACGCTGATGCGCATGGTCAATCGCCTGGTCGAGCCGACCTCGGGCGCGGTCCGCATCGACGGGCGCGAGACCACGGCAATTCCTTCGCACGAGCTGCGCCGCCATATCGGCTACGCCATCCAGAACCACGGCCTGTTCCCGCATCGCACCGTCGGCCAGAACATCGGCACGGTGCCGACGCTCCTGGGCTGGGAGGAGAAGCGCATCCGCGCGCGTGTCGAGGAGCTGCTCAGCCTGTTCCAGCTCGATCCCGGAGCGTTCGCCGACCGCTACCCGCACGAGCTCTCGGGCGGCCAGCAGCAGCGTGTCGGCGTCGCCCGGGCGCTCGCGGCCGAGCCCAAGGTCCTGCTCATGGACGAGCCGTTCGGCGCGCTCGATCCCATCATCCGCGCCAAGGCGCAGGAGGACCTGCTGGCGATCCAACGCCGCTTCGGCGTGACTGTCGTCCTGGTCACGCACGACATGGAGGAGGCCATCCATCTGGGCGACCGGATCGCGGTGATGGACGGCGGCAGGCTCCTGCAATACGCCGAGCCGACCGAGATCCTGACCCGACCCGCGACCGAGTTCGTCGACGAGCTGATCGGCACCGGCGACCGGCCGTTCCGGCTCCTGTCGCTGAAGGCGGTCGGCGACGCGGTCGAGCCGGGCGAAGTCGAGGGCGCTCCGATCCCGGCCACCCGCTCGTTGCGCGACGCCTTGTCCGAGCTGCTCTGGTCGGGCCGGGAACAGGCCCCCGTGGTCGGCGACGACGGCGCCAGCCTCGGCTATGTGACGGTCATGGGCCTCGTGCGGCACGCAGCGAGGCCGGCGGCGTGA
- a CDS encoding ABC transporter permease → MSATGTLVRLAVLALLLLFLAVPDVFAPLLRPLTENDAPAIYNQGSLLGLTLSHLQTVLIAVTGSTIVAVGLAILVTRPFGREFLPLSRSLVNIGQTFPPVAVLALAVPVVGFGETPTLIALFLYGLLPIFENALTGLTRLPGPVLEAARGMGMTGTQRLLRIELPLALPVILEGIRLALVISLATATIGSTVAAKGLGEVIIAGLLSNNLAYVVQGGVIVGVIAVLIYDGLSAVERMAARRAGRVAPGA, encoded by the coding sequence GTGAGCGCTACCGGCACGCTCGTCCGCCTCGCGGTCCTGGCGCTCCTGCTCCTGTTCCTGGCGGTCCCGGATGTGTTCGCGCCTCTGCTCCGTCCGCTGACCGAGAACGACGCGCCGGCCATCTACAACCAGGGCAGCCTGCTCGGCCTGACGCTCTCGCACCTGCAGACCGTGCTGATCGCGGTGACAGGCTCGACCATCGTGGCCGTGGGCCTGGCGATCCTGGTGACCCGGCCGTTCGGGCGCGAGTTCCTGCCCCTGTCGCGCAGCCTGGTCAATATCGGGCAGACCTTCCCGCCGGTCGCCGTCCTGGCCCTGGCCGTGCCGGTCGTGGGCTTCGGCGAAACGCCGACCCTGATCGCGCTCTTCCTGTACGGCCTCTTGCCGATCTTCGAGAATGCGCTCACCGGGCTGACCCGCCTGCCCGGCCCGGTGCTGGAAGCCGCGCGCGGCATGGGCATGACGGGCACGCAACGCCTGCTCCGCATCGAGCTGCCGCTCGCCTTGCCGGTCATCCTGGAAGGCATCCGCCTGGCGCTGGTGATCAGCCTCGCCACGGCGACGATCGGCTCGACCGTGGCGGCCAAAGGCCTGGGCGAGGTCATCATCGCCGGGCTTCTGTCCAACAACCTGGCGTACGTCGTCCAGGGCGGCGTGATCGTCGGCGTCATCGCCGTCCTGATCTACGACGGCCTTTCCGCGGTCGAGCGCATGGCCGCGCGCCGCGCCGGACGAGTGGCGCCGGGCGCCTGA